The genomic region taccTGAATTTCATCACGTTCTTTTTTATCAGGAATTGCTCTAGCTTCTGTGgcatatttttcaaaaactttGCGCTCCTTTTGCAGTTttttcaattccttttttttatattcttctaTTTCAGCAAGTTCTTGGGCTTTCTGCTGTTGAAAGTCTGCAATTTCTTTCCTACAATTATGAAGCAAAGTTGTCGTTTTAGCCCAAAACTACTTCAAATCTGCACTTCCAAGGAAGAATATCAAGACTGAATTTTGTGGTCATTGATTCCAGTGTCTGTTGCCCCCAGGGAAGTCATACCACTTATAGATAGGTAAGGAGTAAGAATAGTAACACAGACAGCCTCTGAAGTCCAAcagtttctatttttgtatCTCCTGGTCACAAATGTTATCCTGAATTTAACAAAACCTTAGCTAAAATCTTTCAACATTCTTCACGGCAATAGAACATGGTTCCCCAAAAACCACCAGGCAAAAGGATCTGCTAACACCAGAAGGTCACAAATCAAACACTAGCCAACAACATGATGCtgtttccaaacaaaacaaaacaacttttctAGGAACAGGCAGGCCACATTTAAGTGACCAGTGATAATTATTCTGCTCTATATGTCACTTATAAGTCCCCtggttcaaaaaaaaaaatattctctgtatGCACAAGCATCCACTCCAAAGGGAAAACATCAACCATGTTAGCATGAAGATCAGTTCTACAAAAACAATTTAGGACTGTGTTATCACTCAGAACAAAAGCATACATTCTCCCAGGTACAGCCTCTAATGATATCATATAAGACTAGCACAGATTcttaatattattgtttattattattatattatctTAATATTATTATGTGTGCATACTAATTACATATTAATATGTACATAGAGCAACAACAAATTTATTGACTTGTCTCCACTGTAAACGAACCACCTATTCGTTATTTACCTGAGTTGTTGTTAACTGGACACTATGACAGTCTGAAAGATACTGTGTAAGTGAATGCACCAcaatgtttcattaaaaattacctGATACTTGCTAAGGCACGCTCTCTTTCCTCACGGAGTTTAGTTAGAGTtgcattttctgctctgaatcTCTCTATTTCAGTTTCCAGTTCAGTGAGTCTCTCTCTCAGTACCTGGGATGGAACAGTGTTTCCTGAACAGATATAGGTTATCTAAGCAGTGTCCAAAAGACTGAAGTAAACAACAACTGcacaacagtttaaaaatatatatactatTTTTGAGACAGTATTGCAAAAAATTTCTATTATTCAAATAATACAGAAGTcacattttaaagcattctgCACTACTAActaaaaaccaaagcagaaaaaaccatAAGCAAAAGTAGCAGCTTTCATATGAACATCTCATGAAATCTAAATAAAATCCTAAATGTTCACTGGGGCAGAGCTTGAAACCAAGATCTCATCATCTTACATAAGATGTTTAAATGCAAGGCTATGCCATGATCACTCTTTGACTGAAAAGCTCCATTTTTAATGATCTCAGGTAAGTGCAACAATTTCAACAGGAGCTTTTAGAGACAGTCCTTCCCCACACTATAATTGTATAGTtggacaaagcagaaaaatgcatccaGGTTTCCCATATTCCACATGAATTCTCTAGATGAGATTCTCTAGATACTTGAGTACTGTCAGGAAGTACAGACAGGGCTGCCAccttcttatttttataaaggTAAAAAGCTAACCTAACAGCACTGACCCTACTGCGGTGTAAATGCAGATGGTCACTGGAAAAGGAGGTACCACTTCATTTTCAGCATGCCTTTGATACTTCCCTTGATACAGTGATCAAGCAGCTCCAGATTAAATTAATGAACTGGTCTGACAGAAAACCAGCctccatgaaaagaaaaatttaaaaagaaaaaaagatgttttcgCTGATCATACTCATTCTCAAGATGCATAATTGTTAGATTCAtaaaattttcagggttggaagggacctttaagatcatccagttctaaCCCCctggccatgggcagggacacttccaatagatcaggttgctcagagccctgtccagcctggccttaaaaacttccagggatggggcttccaccacctctctaggcaaccagtgtctcaccacgctcacagtgaagaacttcttcctaacttccaatctaaatctatcctcctctagtttgaatccattcccctagtcctatcactacctgacatcctaaaagtccctcaccagctttcttgtagcccccttcagatactggaaggctacaataaggtctcctcagagcctcctcttctccagactgaataaccccaactctctgtctgtcctcataggagaggtgctccagccctctgatcatcctcatggcccttctctggacatgcttcAGCAGATCCATGTCCCTCCTGAAAaagaggctccagaactggacacagtactccaggtggggtctcacgagagcagagcagagggggagaatcacttccctgacctgctggccacacttctcttgatgcagccaaggatctggttggctttctgggctgcaggtgtacactgatggctcatgttgaacaTGTTAGATCTAACATCAGACATGCAATGAAAAGTGAGAATACGGCCATTCCCTGCAGGAGAAGTCTGTGCTTACATCCATTGGTGTAATATCAGGTTCAAGCTTAAACGTTAGAACCTGACTCACAATACACATCTTCAACATTTCCTTCCAGTTGTTGTTCTCTCACCTCCTGGCTCCTGTTCCACATTGGATTTGACTTCACGCTCAGGATGACAGCCTGACTTCTGCTTTGGTTTCAGTGATGGAAACAGTTTCATCATCAGGTTTGATACAGGAGGTCCATTTGAATCACTGTCTACTCCAGACTCTTTGGACATTTCATCTCCCCTCTTTGAGGCAACTTTTCTCTTTATTGTTTTATCTGGGACAGCTGTGTCATTCCTACTGGAAAAGTCTTTCTGTAAAGGTATTTTAGTGTATTTTTCAGGTAAATCACTGTTAACATAATTTTCATCAAGATCACTCCATGTTCTTTCATCATCAAAATCAAACTTACTCATACAAGACATGCTTCTCTGATGGTCTGAAGCTTTTCTAATCTTTTGTTTTGACAGGGCATTGCAATCTTTGCCTGAAAAGCCAAAGTCACCACCtccatttttgctttctttgctcaTGTCTGTAACAGAACTTCCATAATCAAATAACTCTGGGTCACTGTCTCTATGGCTCATAAAGGATGTCTTAGCATCTTCATTTTCATGCTTTAATGTGGTCTCAAATTCACTCTCAGAACCTGTAGTAGTATCACCAGTTCCCTCACCCTTATCTTCATTTATAATCCATTGATTACTTTTtaaagcaggagctgctgtcgtggaagaagctgaaaatattaCACTATCTGTCTTACTCATTGGatccttcattttaaaagatgtcCCTGAGTTTGAGACTGAAGGCATAACTTCTCTATCAGTTATATTTCCCTGTGTCATACAgtctgcctttttatttctcttatttttaagtTCAACAGCCAGCACCtttatttgttgctgttttgcCTTGATAGGGGTAGAAGACATTCTACGGCCTTTTAAAGTTTGCTGATCTTGATCTAAGATCCTTTGCACAAATGAGGAATTACTTGAGAAAGATATTTCATCTGCAGCTTgttctagaaataaaaattcatctaATTctatattctctttttctttttctttttcccagtttgCCAGCTTATTCTGAAATGAAACTTCAAAAGACAGTTCTGGGTCTTTTACAGGGTGACCTACAGGATGTTTAGAATCAGAAAAGGCACTGGCTATCTCATGAGACAACTGAGGCTTTCTTGTGCCAGGTAATCTGTTTCCAGTCATGTGAGTGTTAGGTTTCACAAATTCTACTGCTAcattctctttattttctaatttgttGTTAGTTTCTGATGGGAAAGAATCTCTCATCTGTCCATCATGATTTTTTCCTGGTTGCATTCTTGTTTCTAGTGGTAAGATACTTTTTCCATTGTGATTCCTGAGTACCAAGGTCTTCTGAATAGGACCATGTTTTGCTTTATCTGAGTGGTTGTATTTCCTACATGGCACAACAGGGTTATCAGAAGCCAGTTCTTTGCATGGAAGCacagtttttttctgtacttgtgATCTGTCTACTTTTATAACATTTCTGCCATCTGAAGCTCTTTGTTgaagttttggggtgttttctCCAAATTTCATAATTTTAGATTTGGCATTAGTGAATCTTCTTAAGCCTTCTCCTCTTTTCAGGAAGGGTCGTTTGACCACTGGTTTTTGAGTGGCTGGTCCAGTTGTCTCCTGAAAAGGAGAAGTAAATGCAAAAGGTTAAAAAGCCCCTTACACAGTTTCAAGATTTCTTCAAATAAACCCCGCATATGAGCAGGGATTTATACAGTGTATAAATCTGGATTTTTACTGttacaaatcttttttttactaGATTTCTACTGACATATTAAACAAGTGAAATATTTGGGgcttattgttttatttttaagaatgtGATTGCTTCACTCAGTGTTAGCTTTTGATGCAAGAATATTTCttgtacatttttaaagcaCCTATTTCATCTTGGCACAATACAGAAAGAACAATGAAGTCAAATAAATAACCTGTAAGTTCTGGTTTTGCTCCAGACGTTGCTCTTCCAGTCGTATCTGTTCTTCCAGGAATTCTTCAAATGTCTGTTTCTTCTCCTGAATCACAGCCTTAATGGGTctatatatggatatatatagagatatatatatataaagccaAAACCCCCCGAAGTCTTACATATCTATATAAAATAGCTGTTTAATGTCACTGTTATTCAAAAAATTAAGGTGTAATCACATAAAAGACAAATTATGAGGTACTTTAGTCATTAAGTGTCTAAGTTAATCTGAGTAATGTATCATAATGCTACCTgctaatcttttaaaaaattgtttatcAAATCCCTGCTATAGTAAATATACATATCTAAAAGATACTGTATGCaggttttgctgtttcttctttcagtgcttttctCAGTGCTCCTTTCTTCTGCTCAAACTTGCTCTCATATTTTGGTCATACTGCCAATTTCTGTCACCTTCCCATCCAGTAATGCTACAAAGATCTAGTTCCTTATCTCTCCTGTTGatactcctcctcctcccctgccttgTTCCAGGTCTGGTGGGATGGCATGAGCTTTCTTCACAGCAGCCCATATTGTGCTGTATTTTGGATTTGTGACTACAACAGTGTTGGTAACACTCTGATGTTCTAGCTGGTACTGAACAGTACCCTGCACAGCAGCAAaccttgctttggttttttcaaGCTGTTCACAGCCCCAGCAAGTATGCTGGGGATGGGcaagaggctgaggggggacACAGCCAGAACAACTGATCCAAACAGACCAAAGGGATACTGCATTCCATATAACATCATGTTTAGCAGTAAAAACTGGTGCCTTGGTCTTTCAAAAGTAGCTGTTGCTCAGATACCAAGTGGACATTGCTTTGCTTGTGGGAAGTGGAGAATGAGAGCCTTTGAATCACTTAAgtgtttttcccctctccctcctctacTTACCAAACAGCTTTTACCTCAATGCACATATTTTCTCAAGTTTTCTCTCCTGACACCCTCTCCCATTTTGTTCTGGGGGACAGAGCAAGCAAGCAGCTGGGGGGGTGCTTTGTTGCTGGATGGGCTCAATCCACCACAGCCTGGAACAAgtatttccttattttgtgATGACCCAGAAGATAAGGCAGAGCTTTAAAACAATGCCAACCACTACTTCTGTTCTATCAACTCCATAAACAAAGCGTTTACCAGACATTAGAAGGCTTCTGCCACAAGCACTATTATTACTTCTTAGCCATATACAGATGTTTAAACAAATGTAACTCCTggtaataaagaaaaaggtcACAGCCTTACACTTCTCCTTAACATTACTACTTTCACCACATAACAGTGGATAGGAGgttgtaataaataaaatttggcACAGTAATTATAAGTGTTCACATAATAAGCCTATACTAAAATGTGCTTCTAAACTATCATTACTCCAGGTTGCACACACCTCTTCAGGCCAATACACAGCATCACATCTTTCAGAGCAAAAGCAATTTCAAGCCAGAGCCTCTCTTACTACAGGTTTCTACAGTGCCTAGCAAAATGGAATCCTTAGTTGAGAAGGCAACACAAACTGAGAATATCAGACTCTTTCATTTTCACAGTGAACTAAACTTGTCCAACCTATTTGACAAAAGCTACATAATAATGGTCTGAATTACCTTTCCTCTGTATTAGTTGACAAATGTTTTCCTCCAATGAAATTTTCAGAGAGATCTGCACTTCCCACACATGAAGAATCAATGTGAGGGTCTTCACTGCCCATTAATATTTCCATCTTTTGTTCCGGACACCACATgcttttttctacaaaaatcatagaatttttttttactccccATCCACAATTCAGTTTTCAGCTCAAATACTCAGATTAAAGCCAGAAGGGATCTTCACAGTAGTACAAAATATTCACAATAGGTACCAGAAAATTACACTAAATAActacaaggggaaaaaagccccagcaCCACACATAAAGCTTTCTTTCTGTAAATTACTGACCAGTAATATCTTCCtcatttttcaaacaaatatgCATTTTCAGAGGTACACATAGATCTTGCTTTTCACAAGCAGACACTCTTGAAAGAGTATTGTTCAACTTTTGTGCATAAGCTCTGTTTTCAAAGTAATTCTGACACCCAGATGCTGGCAACTGATGTAAAGTGTTTAAGCCTGCTGAATGCCCACATCTTAGCTTCTGACTTTCAGCCATTAGAGTATAGcctcaaaattaaaagaaaaaaatggttgtgGCATTGTATTTGTGCTACACCACCACAGGAGAAATGTCACTGAAGTGCAAGATTGATCACCCAGCCTCCATCCTTATGTTACTGAGTAAGTGATTATGCAATTGGGATTTTGTTCTCCTAAGGCTAAACCCTAAACTTGTTTTCTCTGACAGGCAGAGTGAAAGAAAGATAACCATATGACTGATGCTGCCAACAGCAGAAAATGCCCCTGGTCAGTTCAGAAGCTTATTTCAGCCCAACACTGTCCTC from Heliangelus exortis chromosome 1, bHelExo1.hap1, whole genome shotgun sequence harbors:
- the CPAP gene encoding centrosomal P4.1-associated protein isoform X1, with amino-acid sequence MLMLHQQIHWNTIYKMPAVEDLSSEQNFIAHWMSNSSRAGVLLDPSFSGLKTNKENLLSGPETTTAFPAKVVHLSDSCSVSDDSLCEEPGSPCAGQQYITETSPAAACNTEASETDFVHSEADSQNKSGHRDPLLQKLEQLKELQQQKQEQLKKQQMEQLQRLMEEQQKLLSMVSGQTAVLEKSMWCPEQKMEILMGSEDPHIDSSCVGSADLSENFIGGKHLSTNTEERPIKAVIQEKKQTFEEFLEEQIRLEEQRLEQNQNLQETTGPATQKPVVKRPFLKRGEGLRRFTNAKSKIMKFGENTPKLQQRASDGRNVIKVDRSQVQKKTVLPCKELASDNPVVPCRKYNHSDKAKHGPIQKTLVLRNHNGKSILPLETRMQPGKNHDGQMRDSFPSETNNKLENKENVAVEFVKPNTHMTGNRLPGTRKPQLSHEIASAFSDSKHPVGHPVKDPELSFEVSFQNKLANWEKEKEKENIELDEFLFLEQAADEISFSSNSSFVQRILDQDQQTLKGRRMSSTPIKAKQQQIKVLAVELKNKRNKKADCMTQGNITDREVMPSVSNSGTSFKMKDPMSKTDSVIFSASSTTAAPALKSNQWIINEDKGEGTGDTTTGSESEFETTLKHENEDAKTSFMSHRDSDPELFDYGSSVTDMSKESKNGGGDFGFSGKDCNALSKQKIRKASDHQRSMSCMSKFDFDDERTWSDLDENYVNSDLPEKYTKIPLQKDFSSRNDTAVPDKTIKRKVASKRGDEMSKESGVDSDSNGPPVSNLMMKLFPSLKPKQKSGCHPEREVKSNVEQEPGGNTVPSQVLRERLTELETEIERFRAENATLTKLREERERALASIRKEIADFQQQKAQELAEIEEYKKKELKKLQKERKVFEKYATEARAIPDKKERDEIQALKQQISELQEDLKRKEAKWSTTHRRLKDQIEALVNENMELKEEIRIMERFRLEAWKKAEAAGSKRKIENSGMTLKRAESCLPNRGPKNQTASLLHPVQKCSKMNGKSYSQSQGKVTRTPASAPGNDRNNSETVMAPDDSSRTFMVDTPNEAQVPLPPGSAATDSEETQRETAYPDGKVEKILKNGCHLIFFPNGTCKKVGSDGKTVTITFFNGDVKQIMPDQTVIYYYADAKTTHTTYSDGLEVLQFSNGQIEKHYPDGKKEITFPDQTIKNLFTDGQEESIFPDGTIVRIQRDGSKTIEFNNGQRELHTSEFKRREYPDGTVKTVYMNGQQETKYVSGRVRVKDKDGNIIMDTKL
- the CPAP gene encoding centrosomal P4.1-associated protein isoform X2, coding for MLMLHQQIHWNTIYKMPAVEDLSSEQNFIAHWMSNSSRAGVLLDPSFSGLKTNKENLLSGPETTTAFPAKVVHLSDSCSVSDDSLCEEPGSPCAGQQYITETSPAAACNTEASETDFVHSEADSQNKSGHRDPLLQKLEQLKELQQQKQEQLKKQQMEQLQRLMEEQQKLLSMVSGQTAVLEKSMWCPEQKMEILMGSEDPHIDSSCVGSADLSENFIGGKHLSTNTEERPIKAVIQEKKQTFEEFLEEQIRLEEQRLEQNQNLQETTGPATQKPVVKRPFLKRGEGLRRFTNAKSKIMKFGENTPKLQQRASDGRNVIKVDRSQVQKKTVLPCKELASDNPVVPCRKYNHSDKAKHGPIQKTLVLRNHNGKSILPLETRMQPGKNHDGQMRDSFPSETNNKLENKENVAVEFVKPNTHMTGNRLPGTRKPQLSHEIASAFSDSKHPVGHPVKDPELSFEVSFQNKLANWEKEKEKENIELDEFLFLEQAADEISFSSNSSFVQRILDQDQQTLKGRRMSSTPIKAKQQQIKVLAVELKNKRNKKADCMTQGNITDREVMPSVSNSGTSFKMKDPMSKTDSVIFSASSTTAAPALKSNQWIINEDKGEGTGDTTTGSESEFETTLKHENEDAKTSFMSHRDSDPELFDYGSSVTDMSKESKNGGGDFGFSGKDCNALSKQKIRKASDHQRSMSCMSKFDFDDERTWSDLDENYVNSDLPEKYTKIPLQKDFSSRNDTAVPDKTIKRKVASKRGDEMSKESGVDSDSNGPPVSNLMMKLFPSLKPKQKSGCHPEREVKSNVEQEPGGNTVPSQVLRERLTELETEIERFRAENATLTKLREERERALASIRKEIADFQQQKAQELAEIEEYKKKELKKLQKERKVFEKYATEARAIPDKKERDEIQALKQQISELQEDLKRKEAKWSTTHRRLKDQIEALVNENMELKEEIRIMERFRLEAWKKAEAAGSKRKIENSGMTLKRAESCLPNRGPKNQTASLLHPVQKCSKMNGKSYSQSQGKVTRTPASAPGNDRNNSETVMAPDDSSRTFMDTPNEAQVPLPPGSAATDSEETQRETAYPDGKVEKILKNGCHLIFFPNGTCKKVGSDGKTVTITFFNGDVKQIMPDQTVIYYYADAKTTHTTYSDGLEVLQFSNGQIEKHYPDGKKEITFPDQTIKNLFTDGQEESIFPDGTIVRIQRDGSKTIEFNNGQRELHTSEFKRREYPDGTVKTVYMNGQQETKYVSGRVRVKDKDGNIIMDTKL